From the Strix uralensis isolate ZFMK-TIS-50842 chromosome 33, bStrUra1, whole genome shotgun sequence genome, one window contains:
- the PAN2 gene encoding PAN2-PAN3 deadenylation complex catalytic subunit PAN2 isoform X3 has product MNFEGLDPSLAEYAPPLHPALDPVLDPHLNPNLLPNVELDPEGVSLEGMAVPEPVHLLEGMYSELHTAVSEVGVPVSVSHFDLHEEMLWVGNHGGHATSFFGPTLERYSSFQVNSSDDIRQIQSLENGVLFLTKTNLKYMSRGGLIIFDYLMEESEDMHSLLLTDSSTLLVGGLQNHVVEIDLNTVQETQKYTVEVPGITIMRQSNRFFFCGHTSGKVSLRDLRTFVVEHEFDAYSGSLSDFDVHGNLLVTCGFSSRMNGLACDRFLKVYDLRMMRATTPLQVHIDPFFLRFIPTYTSRLAIISQTGQCQFCEPTGLANPADIFHVNTVGPLIMTFDVSASKQALAFGDSEGCVHLWADSPEVTFNAYSRETDFALPCIVDTLPHLDWNQDLVPLSLIPVPLTSDALLSDWPAANSAPAPRRAPPVDPEILRTMKKVGFIGYAPNPRTKLRNQIPYRLKETDNEFDSFSQVPESPIGREEEPHLYMVAKKYRKVTIKYSKLGLEDFDFKHYNKTLFAGLEPHIPNAYCNCMIQVLYFLEPVRCLVQNHLCQKEFCLGCELGLLFHMLDLSRGDPCQGSNFLRAFRTIPEASALGLILADSDEATGKVNLGRLIQSWNRFILTQLHQETQEQEGPQAYRGAGSSSFGSSGDSVIGQLFSCEMENCSMCRCGKETVRVSSTLLFTLSYPESTEKPVKDYEFAQILKRSICLEQNTQAWCENCEKYQPTVQTRNIRCLPDVLVINCEVNSSKEADFWKTQAEYAFQRAMMKRGGFEITKGKEISLGEWKELGNPDTGHSYPSVEELKNIWIPHAIKMRLTKSKELDVCNWSESDELSPTDDPESVYVYDLMATVVHILDSRTGGSLVGHIKVGETYHQRKEGVTHQQWYLFNDFLIEPVDKCEAVQFDMSWKVPAILYYARRNLNAKYNLVIKNPIEASVLLAEASLARKQRKCHATFIPLMLSEMPQAGDLVGLDAEFVTLNEEEAELRSDGTKSTIKPSQMSVARITCVRGQGPNEGVPFIDDYISTQEQVVDYLTQYSGIKPGDLDAKISSKHLTTLKSTYLKLRFLIDVGVKFVGHGLQKDFRVINLMVPKDQVIDTVYLFHIPRKRMISLRFLAWYFLDLKIQGETHDSIEDARTALQLYRKYLELSPQGAEPEDFRKVLKGLYEKGRKMDWKVPEPDSQSSPKPDGAVYPPVLGL; this is encoded by the exons ATGAATTTTGAAGGTCTCGACCCCTCCCTTGCCGAGTATGcgccccccctccaccccgcgCTGGACCCCGTCCTGGACCCCCACCTCAACCCCAACCTGCTGCCCAACGTGGAGCTGGACCCCGAGGGGGTGTCGCTGGAGGGGATGGCGGTGCCGGAGCCGGTGCACCTGCTGGAGGGGATGTACAGCGAGCTGCACACCGCCGTCTCCGAGGTGGGGGTGCCTGTCTCCGTCTCCCACTTCGACCTCCACGAGGAGATGCTCTGGGTCGGGAACCACGGG GGCCACGCCACCTCCTTCTTCGGCCCGACGCTGGAGCGATACTCCTCCTTCCAAGTGAACAGCAGCGACGACATCCGCCAGATCCAGAGCCTGGAGAACGGCGTCCTCTTCCTGACCAAAACCAACCTGAAGTACATGTCGCGAGGGGGGCTCATCATTTTTGACTACCT CATGGAGGAGTCCGAGGACATGCACAGCCTGTTGCTGACGGACAGCAGCACGCTGCTCGTCGGGGGGCTGCAGAACCACGTAGTGGAGATCGACCTCAACACCGTCCAGGAGACGCAGAAG TACACCGTGGAGGTTCCCGGCATCACCATCATGAGGCAGTCGAACCGTTTCTTCTTCTGCGGGCACACCTCGGGGAAG GTCTCCCTGCGCGATCTgcgcacgtttgtggtggagcaCGAATTCGACGCATACTCGGGCAGCTTGTCGGATTTTGACGTCCACGGGAACCTGCTGGTGACCTGCGGCTTCTCCAGCCGAATGAACGGCCTCGCCTGCGACCGCTTCCTGAAGGTGTACGACCTGCGCATGATGCGGGCCACCACCCCACTGCAGGTCCACATCGACCCCTTCTTCCTCCGCTTCATCCCCACCTACACCTCCCGCCTGGCCATCATCTCCCAGACAG GGCAGTGCCAGTTCTGCGAGCCCACCGGCCTCGCCAACCCCGCCGACATCTTCCACGTCAACACCGTCGGGCCCCTGATCATGACCTTCGACGTCTCGGCCAGCAAACAGGCCCTGGCCTTCGGCGACTCGGAGGGCTGCGTCCACCTCTGGGCCGACTCCCCCGAGGTCACCTTCAACGCCTACTCCCGCGAGACCGACTTCGCCTTGCCCTGCATCGTGGACACGCTGCCCCACTTGGACTGGAACCAGGACCTCGTGCCGCTCTCGCTCATCCCTGTCCCGCTGACCAGCGACGCTCTGCTCTCCGACTGGCCCGCTGCCAACTCCGCCCCGGCGCCCCG ACGAGCCCCTCCGGTAGATCCCGAGATTCTGCGCACCATGAAGAAAGTGGGGTTCATTGGCTACGCCCCGAACCCGAGGACCAAGCTCCGCAACCAG ATTCCTTATCGGCTAAAAGAGACGGACAATGAGTTTGACAGCTTCAGCCAAGTCCCCGAGTCCCCCATTGGGCGGGAAGAGGAGCCACACCTCTACATGGTGGCCAAGAAGTACAGGAAG GTCACCATCAAATACTCCAAGCTGGGGCTGGAGGACTTTGACTTCAAACATTACAACAAGACGCTGTTCGCGGGCCTGGAGCCCCACATCCCCAACGCCTACTGCAACTGCATGATCCAG GTGCTGTATTTCCTGGAGCCCGTGCGCTGCCTGGTGCAGAACCACCTGTGCCAGAAGGAATTCTGCCTGGGCTGCGAGCTGGGTTTGCTCTTCCACATGCTGGACCTGTCCCGCGGAGACCCCTGCCAG GGAAGCAACTTTTTGCGGGCTTTCCGCACAATCCCGGAGGCTTCGGCGCTGGGGCTGATCCTGGCTGACTCGGACGAAGCCACGGGGAAGGTGAACCTGGGGCGGCTGATTCAGAGCTGGAACCGTTTCATTCTTACTCAGCTGCACCAGGAAACCCAGGAGCAGGAGGGACCGCAGGCGTATCGGGGAGCTGGCAGCAG CAGCTTCGGGTCCTCGGGGGACTCGGTTATCGGGCAGCTCTTCAGCTGCGAGATGGAGAACTGCAGCATGTGTCGCTGTGGCAAGGAAACGGTCCGCGTGTCCTCCACGCTGCTCTTCACCCTCTCCTACCCCGAGAGCACCG AAAAGCCGGTCAAAGATTATGAGTTTGCCCAAATTTTAAAGCGAAGCATCTGCCTGGAGCAGAACACTCAAGCCTGGTGCGAGAACTGCGAGAAGTACCAGCCCACG GTCCAGACCCGGAACATCCGCTGCCTGCCCGACGTCCTGGTCATTAACTGTGAGGTGAACAGCTCCAAGGAGGCAGATTTCTGGAAGACGCAGGCTGAG TATGCCTTTCAGAGAGCCATGATGAAGAGAGGAGGCTTTGAGATCACCAAAGGCAAAGAAATCTCTCTTGGAGAGTG gaaggagctggggaacCCCGACACGGGGCATTCGTATCCTTCCGTGGAGGAACTGAAGAACATTTGGATCCCTCACGCCATCAAGATGAGGCTGACCAAGAGCAAGGAGCTGGATGTCTGCAACTGGAGCGAGAGCGACGAG CTGAGCCCAACCGACGACCCCGAGTCGGTGTACGTCTACGATCTCATGGCCACCGTCGTCCACATCCTGGATTCCCGCACGGGGGGCAGCCTGGTGGGGCACATCAAGGTGGGAGAGACCTACCACCAAAGGAAGGAG GGAGTCACACACCAGCAGTGGTATCTCTTCAACGACTTCCTCATCGAGCCCGTGGACAAG TGCGAGGCGGTGCAGTTCGACATGAGCTGGAAGGTGCCGGCGATCCTGTACTACGCCCGGAGGAACCTCAACGCCAAGTACAACCTCGTCA TCAAGAACCCCATCGAAGCCAGCGTGCTGCTGGCGGAGGCCTCCCTGGCTCGCAAGCAGCGCAAGTGCCACGCCACCTTCATCCCCCTCATGCTGAGCGAGATGCCGCAGGCGGGCGACCTGGTGGGGCTGGACGCCGAGTTTGTCACGCTGAACGAG GAGGAGGCCGAGCTGCGCAGCGACGGCACCAAATCCACCATCAAGCCCAGCCAGATGTCGGTGGCCAGGATCACGTGCGTGCGCGGGCAGGGCCCTAATGAGGGCGTCCCCTTCATTGACGACTACATCTCCACCCAGGAGCAG GTGGTGGATTACCTGACGCAGTACTCGGGGATCAAGCCGGGGGACCTGGACGCCAAGATCTCCTCTAAgcacctcaccaccctcaaaTCCACCTACCTGAAGCTGCGCTTCCTCATCGACGTGGGAGTCAAGTTCGTGGGCCACGGGCTGCAGAAGGATTTCCGTGTCATCAACCTGATG GTGCCCAAGGACCAGGTGATCGACACCGTCTACCTGTTCCACATCCCAAGGAAGAGGATGATCTCCCTGCGCTTCCTCGCCTGGTATTTCCTGG ACCTGAAGATCCAAGGGGAGACCCACGACAGCATCGAGGACGCGCGCACGGCGCTGCAGCTCTACCGCAAGTACCTGGAGCTGAGCCCGCAGGGCGCCGAGCCCGAGGACTTCCGCAAGGTGCTCAAGGGCCTCTACGAGAAGGGCCGCAAGATGGACTGGAAGGTGCCGGAGCCCGACAGCCAGAGCAGCCCCAAGC CAGATGGGGCCGTGTACCCCCCCGTGCTGGGCCTGTGA
- the PAN2 gene encoding PAN2-PAN3 deadenylation complex catalytic subunit PAN2 isoform X4, producing MNFEGLDPSLAEYAPPLHPALDPVLDPHLNPNLLPNVELDPEGVSLEGMAVPEPVHLLEGMYSELHTAVSEVGVPVSVSHFDLHEEMLWVGNHGGHATSFFGPTLERYSSFQVNSSDDIRQIQSLENGVLFLTKTNLKYMSRGGLIIFDYLMEESEDMHSLLLTDSSTLLVGGLQNHVVEIDLNTVQETQKYTVEVPGITIMRQSNRFFFCGHTSGKVSLRDLRTFVVEHEFDAYSGSLSDFDVHGNLLVTCGFSSRMNGLACDRFLKVYDLRMMRATTPLQVHIDPFFLRFIPTYTSRLAIISQTGQCQFCEPTGLANPADIFHVNTVGPLIMTFDVSASKQALAFGDSEGCVHLWADSPEVTFNAYSRETDFALPCIVDTLPHLDWNQDLVPLSLIPVPLTSDALLSDWPAANSAPAPRRAPPVDPEILRTMKKVGFIGYAPNPRTKLRNQIPYRLKETDNEFDSFSQVPESPIGREEEPHLYMVAKKYRKVTIKYSKLGLEDFDFKHYNKTLFAGLEPHIPNAYCNCMIQVLYFLEPVRCLVQNHLCQKEFCLGCELGLLFHMLDLSRGDPCQGSNFLRAFRTIPEASALGLILADSDEATGKVNLGRLIQSWNRFILTQLHQETQEQEGPQAYRGAGSSSFGSSGDSVIGQLFSCEMENCSMCRCGKETVRVSSTLLFTLSYPESTEKPVKDYEFAQILKRSICLEQNTQAWCENCEKYQPTVQTRNIRCLPDVLVINCEVNSSKEADFWKTQAEYAFQRAMMKRGGFEITKGKEISLGEWKELGNPDTGHSYPSVEELKNIWIPHAIKMRLTKSKELDVCNWSESDELSPTDDPESVYVYDLMATVVHILDSRTGGSLVGHIKVGETYHQRKEGVTHQQWYLFNDFLIEPVDKCEAVQFDMSWKVPAILYYARRNLNAKYNLVIKNPIEASVLLAEASLARKQRKCHATFIPLMLSEMPQAGDLVGLDAEFVTLNEEEAELRSDGTKSTIKPSQMSVARITCVRGQGPNEGVPFIDDYISTQEQVVDYLTQYSGIKPGDLDAKISSKHLTTLKSTYLKLRFLIDVGVKFVGHGLQKDFRVINLMVPKDQVIDTVYLFHIPRKRMISLRFLAWYFLDLKIQGETHDSIEDARTALQLYRKYLELSPQGAEPEDFRKVLKGLYEKGRKMDWKVPEPDSQSSPKHGAVYPPVLGL from the exons ATGAATTTTGAAGGTCTCGACCCCTCCCTTGCCGAGTATGcgccccccctccaccccgcgCTGGACCCCGTCCTGGACCCCCACCTCAACCCCAACCTGCTGCCCAACGTGGAGCTGGACCCCGAGGGGGTGTCGCTGGAGGGGATGGCGGTGCCGGAGCCGGTGCACCTGCTGGAGGGGATGTACAGCGAGCTGCACACCGCCGTCTCCGAGGTGGGGGTGCCTGTCTCCGTCTCCCACTTCGACCTCCACGAGGAGATGCTCTGGGTCGGGAACCACGGG GGCCACGCCACCTCCTTCTTCGGCCCGACGCTGGAGCGATACTCCTCCTTCCAAGTGAACAGCAGCGACGACATCCGCCAGATCCAGAGCCTGGAGAACGGCGTCCTCTTCCTGACCAAAACCAACCTGAAGTACATGTCGCGAGGGGGGCTCATCATTTTTGACTACCT CATGGAGGAGTCCGAGGACATGCACAGCCTGTTGCTGACGGACAGCAGCACGCTGCTCGTCGGGGGGCTGCAGAACCACGTAGTGGAGATCGACCTCAACACCGTCCAGGAGACGCAGAAG TACACCGTGGAGGTTCCCGGCATCACCATCATGAGGCAGTCGAACCGTTTCTTCTTCTGCGGGCACACCTCGGGGAAG GTCTCCCTGCGCGATCTgcgcacgtttgtggtggagcaCGAATTCGACGCATACTCGGGCAGCTTGTCGGATTTTGACGTCCACGGGAACCTGCTGGTGACCTGCGGCTTCTCCAGCCGAATGAACGGCCTCGCCTGCGACCGCTTCCTGAAGGTGTACGACCTGCGCATGATGCGGGCCACCACCCCACTGCAGGTCCACATCGACCCCTTCTTCCTCCGCTTCATCCCCACCTACACCTCCCGCCTGGCCATCATCTCCCAGACAG GGCAGTGCCAGTTCTGCGAGCCCACCGGCCTCGCCAACCCCGCCGACATCTTCCACGTCAACACCGTCGGGCCCCTGATCATGACCTTCGACGTCTCGGCCAGCAAACAGGCCCTGGCCTTCGGCGACTCGGAGGGCTGCGTCCACCTCTGGGCCGACTCCCCCGAGGTCACCTTCAACGCCTACTCCCGCGAGACCGACTTCGCCTTGCCCTGCATCGTGGACACGCTGCCCCACTTGGACTGGAACCAGGACCTCGTGCCGCTCTCGCTCATCCCTGTCCCGCTGACCAGCGACGCTCTGCTCTCCGACTGGCCCGCTGCCAACTCCGCCCCGGCGCCCCG ACGAGCCCCTCCGGTAGATCCCGAGATTCTGCGCACCATGAAGAAAGTGGGGTTCATTGGCTACGCCCCGAACCCGAGGACCAAGCTCCGCAACCAG ATTCCTTATCGGCTAAAAGAGACGGACAATGAGTTTGACAGCTTCAGCCAAGTCCCCGAGTCCCCCATTGGGCGGGAAGAGGAGCCACACCTCTACATGGTGGCCAAGAAGTACAGGAAG GTCACCATCAAATACTCCAAGCTGGGGCTGGAGGACTTTGACTTCAAACATTACAACAAGACGCTGTTCGCGGGCCTGGAGCCCCACATCCCCAACGCCTACTGCAACTGCATGATCCAG GTGCTGTATTTCCTGGAGCCCGTGCGCTGCCTGGTGCAGAACCACCTGTGCCAGAAGGAATTCTGCCTGGGCTGCGAGCTGGGTTTGCTCTTCCACATGCTGGACCTGTCCCGCGGAGACCCCTGCCAG GGAAGCAACTTTTTGCGGGCTTTCCGCACAATCCCGGAGGCTTCGGCGCTGGGGCTGATCCTGGCTGACTCGGACGAAGCCACGGGGAAGGTGAACCTGGGGCGGCTGATTCAGAGCTGGAACCGTTTCATTCTTACTCAGCTGCACCAGGAAACCCAGGAGCAGGAGGGACCGCAGGCGTATCGGGGAGCTGGCAGCAG CAGCTTCGGGTCCTCGGGGGACTCGGTTATCGGGCAGCTCTTCAGCTGCGAGATGGAGAACTGCAGCATGTGTCGCTGTGGCAAGGAAACGGTCCGCGTGTCCTCCACGCTGCTCTTCACCCTCTCCTACCCCGAGAGCACCG AAAAGCCGGTCAAAGATTATGAGTTTGCCCAAATTTTAAAGCGAAGCATCTGCCTGGAGCAGAACACTCAAGCCTGGTGCGAGAACTGCGAGAAGTACCAGCCCACG GTCCAGACCCGGAACATCCGCTGCCTGCCCGACGTCCTGGTCATTAACTGTGAGGTGAACAGCTCCAAGGAGGCAGATTTCTGGAAGACGCAGGCTGAG TATGCCTTTCAGAGAGCCATGATGAAGAGAGGAGGCTTTGAGATCACCAAAGGCAAAGAAATCTCTCTTGGAGAGTG gaaggagctggggaacCCCGACACGGGGCATTCGTATCCTTCCGTGGAGGAACTGAAGAACATTTGGATCCCTCACGCCATCAAGATGAGGCTGACCAAGAGCAAGGAGCTGGATGTCTGCAACTGGAGCGAGAGCGACGAG CTGAGCCCAACCGACGACCCCGAGTCGGTGTACGTCTACGATCTCATGGCCACCGTCGTCCACATCCTGGATTCCCGCACGGGGGGCAGCCTGGTGGGGCACATCAAGGTGGGAGAGACCTACCACCAAAGGAAGGAG GGAGTCACACACCAGCAGTGGTATCTCTTCAACGACTTCCTCATCGAGCCCGTGGACAAG TGCGAGGCGGTGCAGTTCGACATGAGCTGGAAGGTGCCGGCGATCCTGTACTACGCCCGGAGGAACCTCAACGCCAAGTACAACCTCGTCA TCAAGAACCCCATCGAAGCCAGCGTGCTGCTGGCGGAGGCCTCCCTGGCTCGCAAGCAGCGCAAGTGCCACGCCACCTTCATCCCCCTCATGCTGAGCGAGATGCCGCAGGCGGGCGACCTGGTGGGGCTGGACGCCGAGTTTGTCACGCTGAACGAG GAGGAGGCCGAGCTGCGCAGCGACGGCACCAAATCCACCATCAAGCCCAGCCAGATGTCGGTGGCCAGGATCACGTGCGTGCGCGGGCAGGGCCCTAATGAGGGCGTCCCCTTCATTGACGACTACATCTCCACCCAGGAGCAG GTGGTGGATTACCTGACGCAGTACTCGGGGATCAAGCCGGGGGACCTGGACGCCAAGATCTCCTCTAAgcacctcaccaccctcaaaTCCACCTACCTGAAGCTGCGCTTCCTCATCGACGTGGGAGTCAAGTTCGTGGGCCACGGGCTGCAGAAGGATTTCCGTGTCATCAACCTGATG GTGCCCAAGGACCAGGTGATCGACACCGTCTACCTGTTCCACATCCCAAGGAAGAGGATGATCTCCCTGCGCTTCCTCGCCTGGTATTTCCTGG ACCTGAAGATCCAAGGGGAGACCCACGACAGCATCGAGGACGCGCGCACGGCGCTGCAGCTCTACCGCAAGTACCTGGAGCTGAGCCCGCAGGGCGCCGAGCCCGAGGACTTCCGCAAGGTGCTCAAGGGCCTCTACGAGAAGGGCCGCAAGATGGACTGGAAGGTGCCGGAGCCCGACAGCCAGAGCAGCCCCAAGC ATGGGGCCGTGTACCCCCCCGTGCTGGGCCTGTGA